Proteins co-encoded in one Gemmatimonadaceae bacterium genomic window:
- a CDS encoding YfhO family protein, giving the protein MARQPDSTLPDALAPRNAWLLALAVCIVGTMLLAYPALSGQFLVNARSDQYIAGYSFREFGAQVLRATGGFALWNPYLFGGMPYVGGMHGDIFYPTAFMRLAMPTDVAMTWGMILHYILGGYATYVFLRALGLTFAGALVGGIAYMLSGWNGSYVHPGHDGKIFVGAMLPLALLCVLRGVRDGRRWAWGGLALVVGLGMLSPHPQLMSYMLVGAGLFGLFVAYGLGDASPEKPVAMRRLAFALGAVVLGLAISAIQYLPVMEYTPFSPRAGGRGYDFATSFSFPIVELMNTIIPEFTGKFVGKYWGPNRIHDHSEYVGAAVWVLVLAALRTKVRDRNTLFFGGIAIFFTLWALGGETPFYQLIYAVVPGSKFFRAPSTVFFMATFALAVLAGLGAQGLIAHAASRRFLIGVGSAIGVLLVLGVTGILNSIAGALAAPEVAQLVDANASDLLTGTIRAMVFAALALGIALLSARAALTARVAGWAFIAVVTLDQVSLLRDYWKFVPPAKVSFASDATIDYMKKATVNNPGRVLDMPITGTSLPRDPGLRYSGLMAHGIRQAVGYHGNELRRYDDLTGSEMEGRPQLGNPNFWALANVRFFLTDATPDKFPVPESKLVAGPARNAHGSMVYLYELPGDNRAAWVAPAMIKAADSVTLTTVLDPRFPVHSVAIFNDSADVPAVELKAPPAPLDLPVTVTRYDPGAISITLGQPAPAGSALVVSENFYPGWTATVDGKPATASRAMYSLIGVPLPAGARTVELRFASASYERGKLVTLIALGVALVLLAGGIATGRRTTTA; this is encoded by the coding sequence ATGGCCCGACAGCCTGACTCGACCCTGCCCGACGCGCTCGCGCCCCGCAACGCCTGGCTGCTCGCGCTCGCGGTCTGCATCGTCGGCACGATGCTGCTGGCCTATCCGGCGCTGAGCGGACAGTTCCTCGTCAACGCGCGCAGCGACCAGTACATCGCCGGCTACTCCTTCCGCGAATTCGGCGCCCAGGTGCTGCGCGCCACCGGCGGCTTCGCGCTCTGGAACCCGTACCTCTTCGGCGGCATGCCGTACGTGGGCGGGATGCACGGCGACATCTTCTATCCCACCGCCTTCATGCGGCTGGCCATGCCGACCGACGTCGCGATGACGTGGGGCATGATCCTGCACTACATCCTCGGCGGCTATGCCACATACGTGTTCCTGCGCGCACTCGGCCTGACCTTCGCCGGCGCGCTGGTCGGTGGCATCGCCTACATGCTGAGCGGCTGGAACGGTTCGTACGTGCACCCCGGCCATGACGGCAAGATCTTCGTCGGCGCGATGCTGCCGCTGGCACTGCTCTGCGTGCTGCGTGGCGTGCGTGACGGGCGGCGCTGGGCGTGGGGCGGACTGGCACTCGTCGTCGGCCTGGGCATGCTCAGCCCACACCCGCAGCTCATGAGCTACATGCTGGTCGGTGCCGGCCTGTTCGGGCTGTTCGTTGCCTACGGCCTGGGCGACGCGAGTCCGGAGAAGCCGGTCGCGATGCGCCGCCTTGCGTTCGCACTCGGCGCGGTGGTGCTCGGCCTCGCGATCAGCGCCATCCAGTACCTCCCGGTGATGGAGTACACGCCGTTCTCGCCGCGCGCCGGCGGCCGCGGCTACGACTTCGCCACGTCGTTCTCGTTCCCGATCGTCGAGCTGATGAACACCATCATCCCCGAGTTCACGGGGAAGTTCGTGGGAAAGTACTGGGGCCCGAACCGCATCCATGACCACAGCGAGTACGTCGGCGCTGCGGTCTGGGTGCTGGTGCTGGCCGCATTGCGCACCAAGGTGCGCGACCGGAACACCCTGTTCTTCGGCGGCATTGCGATCTTCTTCACGCTCTGGGCCCTCGGCGGCGAGACGCCGTTCTACCAGCTCATCTACGCGGTGGTCCCGGGGAGCAAGTTCTTCCGCGCGCCCAGCACCGTCTTCTTCATGGCGACCTTCGCCCTCGCAGTGCTGGCAGGCCTCGGCGCACAGGGGCTCATCGCGCACGCGGCCTCGCGTCGCTTCCTGATCGGCGTCGGGAGTGCGATCGGCGTGCTGCTCGTCCTTGGCGTCACGGGCATCCTGAACAGCATCGCCGGCGCGCTGGCGGCACCGGAGGTGGCGCAGCTGGTCGATGCGAATGCCAGCGACCTGCTCACCGGCACCATCCGCGCGATGGTGTTCGCAGCGCTCGCACTCGGCATCGCCCTGCTCTCGGCGCGTGCCGCGCTGACGGCGAGGGTCGCGGGCTGGGCCTTCATCGCCGTTGTCACGCTCGACCAGGTGTCGCTGCTGCGCGACTACTGGAAGTTCGTCCCGCCGGCGAAGGTCAGCTTCGCCAGCGACGCGACGATCGACTATATGAAGAAGGCGACCGTCAACAATCCCGGTCGCGTGCTCGACATGCCGATCACCGGCACCAGCCTCCCGCGCGATCCGGGGCTGCGCTACAGCGGCCTGATGGCGCACGGCATCCGGCAGGCCGTCGGCTACCACGGCAACGAGCTGCGTCGCTACGACGACCTCACCGGCAGCGAGATGGAGGGTCGCCCGCAACTCGGCAACCCGAATTTCTGGGCGCTCGCGAACGTGCGCTTCTTCCTCACCGACGCCACGCCGGACAAGTTCCCGGTCCCCGAGTCGAAGCTGGTGGCCGGTCCGGCGCGCAATGCGCACGGCTCGATGGTCTACCTCTACGAACTGCCCGGCGACAATCGCGCCGCCTGGGTGGCACCGGCCATGATCAAGGCCGCCGACAGCGTGACGCTGACCACCGTGCTCGACCCGCGCTTCCCGGTGCACTCGGTCGCGATCTTCAACGACAGCGCCGACGTCCCCGCCGTGGAGCTGAAGGCGCCACCCGCCCCGCTCGACCTGCCGGTCACGGTCACCCGCTACGATCCCGGTGCGATCTCCATCACGCTCGGCCAGCCCGCACCGGCCGGCTCGGCGCTCGTCGTGTCGGAGAACTTCTATCCCGGCTGGACGGCAACCGTGGATGGCAAGCCCGCCACCGCCTCGCGCGCGATGTACTCGCTGATCGGCGTGCCGCTGCCCGCCGGCGCCAGGACGGTCGAGCTCCGGTTCGCGTCGGCCAGCTACGAACGCGGCAAGCTCGTCACCCTCATCGCGCTCGGCGTGGCGCTGGTGCTCCTCGCCGGCGGCATCGCCACCGGGCGCCGGACGACGACCGCGTGA
- a CDS encoding flippase-like domain-containing protein — protein sequence MRGEVRSALRVTVAVAFAGLALWFVRRQWVDIRASLLGLHPSWGGIAIASTCVAAGYAVLIAAWRRLLRAWSSPLGALDATRIWFVSSLGKYVPGKLWSIGAMALLARDAGASPLAATGSAIIMQLVNIAAGFAVVALGGAGELFATTPALRLAAWVVLAATAAGLVVGPPLLAWAVQAATRLVRRPMPAMPHLTRGTLVLVFAANLTAWVAYGIGFGLFWGALLGHGGGISMAVLAVYTASYLLGFLALFVPGGIGVRETALTGLLISLRLATPADAAVLAAASRIWLTVLEILPGLVFLPGSSLRRSPTISTPDGPTA from the coding sequence GTGCGCGGTGAGGTGCGCTCCGCACTGCGCGTCACGGTGGCGGTGGCGTTCGCGGGGCTCGCGCTCTGGTTCGTGCGACGGCAGTGGGTGGACATCCGGGCCAGCCTGCTCGGGCTCCACCCGTCCTGGGGTGGCATCGCCATCGCCAGCACCTGTGTCGCCGCCGGCTATGCCGTCCTGATCGCGGCGTGGCGACGCCTGCTGCGCGCGTGGAGCAGCCCGCTCGGCGCCCTCGACGCCACGCGCATCTGGTTCGTCTCGAGCCTCGGGAAGTACGTGCCGGGCAAGCTCTGGTCGATCGGCGCCATGGCGCTGCTCGCGCGCGATGCCGGCGCCTCGCCACTCGCCGCGACCGGCTCCGCGATCATCATGCAGCTGGTGAACATCGCCGCCGGCTTCGCGGTCGTGGCACTGGGCGGGGCGGGGGAGCTCTTCGCCACCACACCCGCCCTGCGCCTGGCCGCATGGGTGGTGCTCGCCGCCACCGCGGCAGGGCTGGTCGTGGGGCCGCCGCTGCTCGCCTGGGCCGTGCAGGCCGCGACACGGCTCGTCCGGCGACCGATGCCCGCCATGCCGCACCTCACGCGCGGCACCCTGGTCCTCGTCTTCGCGGCGAATCTCACCGCATGGGTGGCCTACGGCATCGGGTTCGGGCTGTTCTGGGGGGCCCTGCTCGGCCATGGCGGTGGCATCTCGATGGCGGTGCTGGCAGTTTACACGGCGTCGTACCTGCTCGGATTCCTGGCGTTGTTCGTGCCCGGCGGCATCGGTGTCCGGGAGACGGCCCTCACCGGGCTGCTCATCTCGCTCCGGCTGGCGACGCCCGCTGACGCCGCCGTGCTGGCCGCCGCGTCCCGCATCTGGCTGACCGTGCTGGAAATTCTCCCGGGGCTCGTCTTCCTCCCCGGGTCCTCGTTGCGCCGCAGTCCCACCATTTCGACACCCGATGGCCCGACAGCCTGA